One stretch of Tepidibacter hydrothermalis DNA includes these proteins:
- a CDS encoding glycosyl hydrolase family 8, whose translation MKKLLFITLLCFTLLFLTNFKSIDNSINVSNMPIKTSYSEYNTLNFILNNMSNSKLGIYTNYLDSKDINIDKATGKDILSESQGLLLLYFLNKDDKPNFDKALKFTIKNLSLKNSTFSWRIRELEFKDNSNCLVNDLRILKALILADEKWDDKYYSKKIKKVSEGLLKYNTKNDICFDFYDTKNKTNSKYNTISHIDLYTLKKLSSLDKRWEKIYESSKNIVLNSQIPNTSFYQYRYNISNKKYINQKNIDLTQNLYTLIHLAEVDLVSLKDVNWIYEEFKKNNKLYSHYSFDLSPESNIESTAIYSLASRLFYLIDEPEKSKELLNKCNDFKVSSKDSPLYGSFANEQTEEVYSFDNLQYLLSISLLDI comes from the coding sequence ATGAAAAAATTATTATTTATAACTTTACTTTGTTTTACATTACTGTTTCTTACAAATTTTAAATCAATAGATAATTCTATAAATGTTTCTAATATGCCTATAAAAACATCATACAGCGAATATAACACTCTAAACTTTATACTAAACAATATGTCAAACTCAAAACTTGGAATATATACAAATTACTTAGATTCAAAAGACATAAATATAGATAAGGCTACTGGTAAAGATATACTTTCAGAATCACAAGGACTTTTACTATTATATTTTTTGAATAAAGATGATAAACCCAATTTCGATAAAGCTTTAAAATTTACTATCAAAAATTTATCTCTAAAAAATTCTACATTTTCTTGGAGAATAAGAGAACTTGAATTTAAAGATAACTCTAACTGTTTAGTAAATGATTTGAGAATATTAAAAGCATTAATTCTTGCTGATGAAAAATGGGACGATAAATATTACTCTAAAAAAATAAAAAAAGTATCTGAAGGTTTGTTAAAATACAACACAAAAAACGATATATGCTTTGATTTTTACGATACAAAAAATAAAACTAATTCCAAATACAATACAATTTCACATATAGATTTATACACCTTAAAAAAACTATCATCTCTAGATAAGAGATGGGAAAAAATATATGAAAGTTCTAAAAATATAGTGCTAAACTCTCAAATACCTAATACAAGTTTTTATCAATACAGATATAATATTTCAAATAAAAAATACATAAATCAAAAAAATATAGATTTAACTCAAAATTTATATACATTAATACATCTAGCAGAAGTAGATTTAGTATCTTTAAAAGATGTAAATTGGATATACGAGGAATTCAAAAAAAACAATAAACTATACTCCCATTATTCTTTTGATTTAAGCCCTGAATCTAATATAGAATCTACAGCTATATATTCACTTGCCTCTAGATTATTCTATTTGATTGACGAACCAGAAAAATCTAAAGAATTATTGAATAAATGCAATGACTTTAAAGTATCAAGTAAAGATTCACCCTTATATGGAAGTTTTGCAAACGAACAAACAGAAGAAGTATATTCATTTGATAATCTTCAATATTTATTATCTATATCTTTACTAGATATTTAA
- a CDS encoding DMT family transporter: protein MDTITKNKKKGFILVIIAAVFWGYMGVPTRNLGNLNFDPFAISFFRTTIAAIFYFGYCLKKKPNSLKVDSNGIIFFIIYGIFAFALTFISYNISINYVSVSIATVLMFTCPIWVVILSHFLFKEDINKNKVVAIILNLFGCFMISKGYEFGNFSLSLKGVVFGLISGFTFALQGILVKVVGEKYDKDCLLSYSFLFASLFLILFVDFKNTVNIFKNSNDMYFIIKNIIVIGIFNTIIANGSYVKAVEYVEASVCSIIVSLELVVAAIVAYFVFNEGLEIPQTIGMVMVIGSIVILNMKKKQKIDEEVDISET, encoded by the coding sequence ATGGACACTATAACAAAAAATAAGAAAAAAGGGTTTATACTAGTCATTATAGCAGCTGTATTTTGGGGGTATATGGGTGTTCCCACTAGAAACTTAGGAAATTTAAATTTTGATCCATTTGCTATTTCTTTTTTTAGAACAACAATTGCTGCAATATTCTATTTTGGATATTGTTTAAAGAAAAAACCAAATAGTTTAAAGGTTGATTCAAATGGAATAATATTTTTTATAATTTATGGAATATTTGCATTTGCATTAACATTCATATCGTACAATATATCCATAAACTATGTTTCTGTATCTATAGCCACTGTACTGATGTTTACATGTCCCATTTGGGTAGTAATTTTATCTCATTTTTTATTTAAGGAAGATATAAATAAAAACAAAGTAGTAGCGATAATATTAAACTTATTTGGATGTTTTATGATATCAAAGGGATATGAATTTGGTAACTTTTCACTTAGTTTAAAAGGAGTAGTATTTGGGCTTATATCTGGATTTACATTTGCACTTCAAGGAATACTTGTTAAAGTAGTTGGTGAAAAATACGATAAAGATTGTTTATTATCATATTCATTTTTATTTGCAAGTTTATTTTTAATACTTTTTGTTGATTTTAAAAATACTGTAAATATATTTAAAAATTCAAATGATATGTATTTTATAATAAAAAATATTATAGTAATAGGGATATTTAATACTATAATAGCTAATGGATCTTATGTGAAGGCAGTTGAGTACGTTGAGGCAAGCGTTTGCAGCATAATAGTATCATTAGAATTGGTTGTGGCTGCAATTGTAGCATACTTTGTATTTAATGAAGGACTTGAAATTCCTCAGACAATAGGTATGGTTATGGTTATAGGGTCTATAGTTATACTTAATATGAAGAAAAAACAAAAGATAGATGAAGAAGTGGATATTTCAGAAACATAA
- a CDS encoding 4Fe-4S dicluster domain-containing protein, with protein MRKFESQVQVIKHDILKEVATLAMEGNLEKEYKTIPKKIAPGPKAITRCCVYKEREIVKERVKLAMGGNKKNKNIIEVISSACDACPVNRFTVTESCRGCLAHKCSDVCPVGAIYHVEHRAYIDNNKCIECGKCKNACPYNAISDVMRPCRRSCGANALSIDENKKAVIDNDKCIQCGACIYKCPFGAIMDKSFIVDVINLLKKSKEENINVYAVVAPAIASQFKGVGIGKVFNSIKKLGFDYVVEAALGADIIALHEGKEFTHTIDENGLMTSSCCPAFVSYITKNYPNVVDKISNSVSPMIAMSRIIKNEDSNAKVIFIGPCTAKKMEIMQEDVKGSTDYVLTFEELEVMLDAVNIDVNESEENILEDASFYGRIFAKTGGLVEAVKQVIKEGELEVDFNPIVCDGIKECDKALKMANINKLNANFIEGMACSGGCIGGAGVLNRTAKDKIEVEKYGQISVKEGINDSIKNINISEVNLDREFKKSY; from the coding sequence ATGAGAAAATTTGAAAGCCAAGTTCAGGTAATAAAACATGACATACTAAAAGAAGTAGCAACACTTGCTATGGAAGGAAATTTAGAGAAAGAATATAAAACTATTCCAAAAAAAATAGCTCCAGGACCTAAAGCAATAACCAGGTGCTGTGTTTATAAAGAGAGAGAAATAGTAAAAGAAAGAGTAAAACTTGCAATGGGTGGAAATAAGAAAAATAAAAATATTATTGAAGTTATAAGTAGTGCGTGTGATGCATGTCCTGTAAATAGATTTACAGTTACTGAATCGTGTAGAGGGTGTCTTGCTCACAAATGTTCAGATGTATGTCCTGTAGGGGCTATTTATCATGTTGAACATAGAGCGTATATAGATAACAATAAGTGTATTGAGTGTGGAAAATGTAAGAATGCATGTCCTTATAATGCAATTTCGGATGTAATGAGACCTTGTAGAAGGTCTTGTGGTGCTAATGCATTATCTATTGATGAAAATAAAAAAGCAGTTATTGATAACGATAAATGTATACAGTGTGGTGCATGTATTTACAAATGCCCTTTTGGAGCGATAATGGATAAGTCATTTATAGTAGATGTTATTAATTTACTAAAAAAATCAAAAGAAGAAAATATAAATGTGTATGCTGTTGTTGCACCAGCTATTGCAAGTCAATTTAAAGGTGTTGGAATTGGGAAAGTATTTAATTCAATAAAAAAATTAGGTTTTGATTATGTTGTAGAAGCAGCTCTTGGAGCAGACATTATAGCTTTGCATGAAGGAAAAGAATTTACCCATACTATTGATGAAAACGGATTAATGACTAGTTCATGCTGTCCTGCGTTTGTTTCATATATTACTAAAAATTATCCAAATGTTGTAGATAAAATTTCGAATTCAGTTTCTCCGATGATTGCAATGTCGAGAATTATAAAAAATGAAGATAGTAATGCTAAGGTGATCTTTATAGGACCGTGTACTGCTAAAAAAATGGAAATTATGCAGGAGGACGTAAAGGGAAGTACAGATTATGTTCTTACATTTGAAGAATTAGAGGTTATGTTAGATGCTGTTAATATAGATGTTAATGAGAGTGAAGAAAACATTTTAGAAGATGCTTCTTTTTATGGAAGAATATTTGCTAAAACTGGAGGTTTAGTAGAAGCTGTAAAGCAAGTAATTAAAGAAGGAGAATTAGAGGTTGATTTTAATCCAATAGTTTGTGATGGAATAAAAGAGTGCGATAAAGCTTTAAAAATGGCTAACATAAATAAATTGAATGCAAACTTTATAGAAGGAATGGCATGTAGTGGAGGTTGCATAGGAGGAGCAGGAGTACTCAACAGAACAGCTAAGGATAAAATAGAAGTAGAGAAATATGGACAAATTTCTGTAAAAGAGGGAATTAATGATTCTATAAAAAATATAAATATTAGCGAAGTTAATTTAGATAGAGAATTTAAAAAGTCTTATTAA
- the nagB gene encoding glucosamine-6-phosphate deaminase, translating into MKIICVNDYDDMSKKSADIVVSQIILNPESVLGLATGSTPIGMYKQLVKAYEDGHIDFEKITTFNLDEYFNIDKTNKQSYYYYMKKNLFEKVNINMENINIPNGMADNIDEECLEYEKKIRDKGGVDIQVLGIGRNGHIGFNEPDIKFEALTHMVKLDEQTIKDNSRFFDSIDEVPTTAISMGIKTIMRAKKIVLLASGKEKAECIYEAIYGNITPNLPASVLQLHPDVIFVIDKQAGSKLNLEEIDKQYL; encoded by the coding sequence ATGAAAATTATATGTGTTAATGATTACGATGATATGAGCAAAAAATCTGCTGATATAGTTGTAAGTCAAATAATACTAAATCCAGAAAGTGTGTTAGGACTAGCTACTGGGTCAACTCCAATAGGTATGTATAAGCAGCTTGTGAAAGCTTATGAAGATGGACATATAGATTTTGAAAAAATAACTACATTTAATTTAGATGAATATTTTAATATAGATAAAACAAATAAACAAAGTTATTATTACTATATGAAAAAAAATTTATTTGAAAAGGTAAATATAAATATGGAAAATATCAATATACCAAATGGTATGGCTGATAATATAGATGAAGAATGCCTAGAATATGAAAAAAAGATAAGAGATAAAGGTGGAGTAGATATTCAAGTATTAGGGATAGGAAGGAATGGACATATAGGTTTTAACGAACCAGATATTAAATTCGAGGCATTAACTCATATGGTAAAGTTAGATGAACAAACTATAAAAGACAACTCCAGATTTTTTGATTCAATAGATGAAGTTCCAACAACAGCTATAAGCATGGGAATTAAGACTATTATGAGAGCTAAAAAAATAGTACTATTAGCTAGTGGAAAAGAAAAAGCAGAATGTATATATGAAGCAATATACGGTAATATAACACCTAATCTGCCAGCATCTGTACTTCAGCTTCATCCAGATGTTATATTTGTAATAGATAAACAAGCAGGTTCAAAATTAAATTTAGAAGAAATAGATAAGCAGTATTTATAA
- a CDS encoding response regulator transcription factor, whose amino-acid sequence MSTKKILIADDEKRMRKLVSDFLKKEGYSIIEANDGEEAIDLFEEEKDIDLVILDVMMPKYDGWIVCRKIRKKSSVPIIMLTARSEEFDELFGFEMGADEYVKKPFSPKILVARVNALFRRSKEEKEDIQVFGKLKIDDNAKGVYIEDESIDLSPKEYELLLYMINNKGTALSREQILNNVWGYDYFGELRTVDTHINRLRIKLENQSDLIHTVRGIGYRFEVDK is encoded by the coding sequence ATGAGTACAAAAAAGATATTAATAGCTGATGATGAGAAGCGTATGAGAAAGTTAGTATCTGATTTTTTAAAGAAAGAAGGATATTCTATAATAGAAGCTAATGATGGTGAAGAAGCTATTGATTTATTTGAAGAAGAAAAGGATATAGATTTAGTAATATTAGATGTTATGATGCCAAAATATGATGGCTGGATAGTCTGTAGGAAAATAAGAAAAAAATCTAGTGTACCTATAATAATGTTAACCGCTAGAAGTGAAGAGTTCGATGAATTGTTTGGATTTGAAATGGGAGCCGATGAATATGTAAAAAAACCATTTAGTCCTAAAATACTGGTAGCAAGGGTAAATGCACTTTTTAGAAGGAGTAAAGAAGAGAAAGAAGATATTCAAGTATTTGGAAAATTAAAAATTGATGATAATGCTAAGGGAGTATATATAGAAGATGAGTCAATAGATTTAAGTCCTAAAGAATATGAACTATTGTTATATATGATAAATAATAAAGGAACGGCGCTCAGTAGAGAGCAAATACTTAATAATGTATGGGGGTATGATTATTTTGGTGAGCTTAGAACTGTCGATACTCATATAAACAGACTTAGAATAAAGCTTGAAAATCAAAGTGATTTAATTCATACGGTAAGAGGTATAGGATATAGATTTGAGGTTGACAAATAA